GCTGGTCACAGGTCAATCAGGTATTTGGACTCAATCCCGCTCAGGCGCACTACAGCAATAAAAGTCAGGACCGGCTCGACATCAACGGATATTGGCCGGGGATCGAAACCGGCTGGCCCGATGCGCACCCCAATGGAGCTGGAAAACTCGGTAAAGTCAGGGGGACACTGGATGGCACACCCCTCGACAATATGTTTCCCTACAATCCTACGCCCAATAAAGAAGGCGTACTTTCCTATTATGCCACCGAAGGATGGGCCGTTACCAACCGCGCATGGATGAGCAGTGTGATATTTTCCACATTAGGTTCGCACAGCCTCCGCATTCTGAACGCCGGTTCGGAGGAAGTTGCGACAGCCAAACCCGGAGAAACCCTTACCATTTCCCTTCATGCAGCCCTCGATCATGACTGGGAAAAACCCGATACCGGATGGGTAATCTTTCAGGTGAACAGTGCCGAACCCCAAAAAATGACCGTGACAGAAACCGGCAATCACACCGGCTTATTCACTGCCCAATGGGTTGTCAACCAGTCTGCCGGCACGAAGATTAAGTTTTCCTATGGTTATCTTGGCTTTGAGAAAATCGCAGAGATTGTCGTGGAGTAAAAAAAATTATTTCCACGTAGTGATATCATAATTTTTTCTTCTCAACTTGCAACCTTATACATCAACAATCGTTGATAAGGTCAACTATTATGATTGTATCACAACTTTCTATCGGCTATCTTCTGGCAAATGCTGTCAAAGCTCTCGTTCGCCGAACTTCAGATCGGTTTGAGCGTGAAGAAGTACCCATTACCATCCATCATCATTATCTGATGAATGTCCTTTCGTCTCGCGAAGAGATGATTCAGTCTGAATTGGCCAGTCTGATGGAGCGCGATAAATCAGCGGTGTTGCGGCATATTGACCAACTGGAGCAAATGCAATTGATTACACGCGAACCCAATACCATTGACAGGCGCAAAAAACATCTGGTGCTTACACCCAAAGGCCAGCAGCTTTTGGAGCATACCCGTCGCCTGATTCACGAAACCCTCGATGAAATGCTGACCGGAGTCCCCAAAGAAGATGTGGAAAAATTTCGCGAAGTGCTGATTCATTTACAGGGGAACGATCTCTGCTAATATTTTTTTACATAATTAATTGATCCCATCAATTATATATCTCATCTACTTTTGATTTAAACAATGATTTATTTCACCACCAAAATGTTATCACCTCTAAAAGTAAAACAAGGATTTGTGCAGGCATGCTTTGGGGTACTGATGATCGGAAGCACCTTGGCCCAGCCATCGCTGGATCTCCATGCCTGTGTAGATTATACCCTTACCCATCATGAAAGCAACCGTGTGTATCAAAACCAGGCGGCCATTTCACAACAGCAGGCAAAGGAAGCCCTGGCTGGTTATTTACCGCAGATTAATGGTGTCGCAGCGCTCGATGACAATCTAAAGCGTCAGACAACGATTATTCCCGCTGGAGTATTTGGCTCAGAAGACATCAGGGTTCAGTTTGGCAATCAGTATTCGACTACGGCGACGGTTCAACTCGATCAGACGATATATGACCAGTCATTGATATACGGCCTTCGCGCCAACGTTCCCAATATGGAAATTGCCCGGCTGAAGAAAGAAAAAAATGACGAAGAGCTGATTATACAGACGGCAAAAGCTTTTTATCAGGTACTGGCGACACGGCAAAAACTGGCACTGCTTGCAGAAAATGAACAGAAGTTTCAGGAGCAACTGGAGGTAGTAAAACTACAATACGAAAAAGGCGTAGCAAAAAAAATTGACTATGACCGGATGAGAGTCAGTCTCAACAATGTGCGCTCCCAAAAACAGGTATTACAGACCAACGAGGAACTCGCGCTCAACCGCCTCCGGCTGGCAATGGGGCTGCCTCAGGAGGCAGAACTGAATCTCGCTGAGATTTCTCTTTTGGATATGGACATTGAAGTGCCTGTTTCCGGAGAATTTGACCCCCAGCATAATATCGATCTTCAGTTGCAGAGCCAGAGTATTGCGTTGCAGGAAATTGATCTGAAGCGGAAATCTGCCTCCCGCCTTCCTACGGTTTCTGCCTATGGGCGTTATGGCGCCCAGGCGCTGGGCAATGAACTCGGGGCATCTTACAACAATTGGTTTGATTTTTCTTCTATTGGCCTTAAGGTGAATGTCCCCATATTCGGAGGCCTGCGCCGCTACAGCCAGATTACACAATCCAGCCTGAACCTGGAAAATGCAAAAATCAACTATAAACTTGCCGCGGAAAACCTGGACATGCAGCTTCAAAATGTATCTACCATCTTAAACAGTGCGCGAATCAATGTGGCAAATAATCGCGAAAATCTCGCACTCGCAAAAGATGTATTTGACAACAGTACCCTTCAATATGAGAAAGGCGTTGCACCTTTTTCAGATTTTGTCAATGCAGATTTTGCTTACAAGGAAGCACAAAACAACTATATCAATTCAGTACTAGATTATTTGACCGCGCGACTCGATTACGAGCGGGCCAGCGGTTCACTGTCTGAATATATCCAACAACTTTAGTTT
The DNA window shown above is from Bacteroidia bacterium and carries:
- a CDS encoding TolC family protein, with the protein product MLSPLKVKQGFVQACFGVLMIGSTLAQPSLDLHACVDYTLTHHESNRVYQNQAAISQQQAKEALAGYLPQINGVAALDDNLKRQTTIIPAGVFGSEDIRVQFGNQYSTTATVQLDQTIYDQSLIYGLRANVPNMEIARLKKEKNDEELIIQTAKAFYQVLATRQKLALLAENEQKFQEQLEVVKLQYEKGVAKKIDYDRMRVSLNNVRSQKQVLQTNEELALNRLRLAMGLPQEAELNLAEISLLDMDIEVPVSGEFDPQHNIDLQLQSQSIALQEIDLKRKSASRLPTVSAYGRYGAQALGNELGASYNNWFDFSSIGLKVNVPIFGGLRRYSQITQSSLNLENAKINYKLAAENLDMQLQNVSTILNSARINVANNRENLALAKDVFDNSTLQYEKGVAPFSDFVNADFAYKEAQNNYINSVLDYLTARLDYERASGSLSEYIQQL
- a CDS encoding MarR family transcriptional regulator; this translates as MIVSQLSIGYLLANAVKALVRRTSDRFEREEVPITIHHHYLMNVLSSREEMIQSELASLMERDKSAVLRHIDQLEQMQLITREPNTIDRRKKHLVLTPKGQQLLEHTRRLIHETLDEMLTGVPKEDVEKFREVLIHLQGNDLC